Proteins encoded in a region of the Quercus lobata isolate SW786 chromosome 8, ValleyOak3.0 Primary Assembly, whole genome shotgun sequence genome:
- the LOC115955274 gene encoding probable protein phosphatase 2C 39 — MTGKEILHKMKEKVGLGSSDADSGKGKSKMSKNITHGFHLVKGKSHHAMEDYVVAQFKQHDDKELGLFAIFDGHLSHNVPDYLRSHLFDNILKEADFWTEPEKAVKRAYRVTDANILEEAVDLGKGGSTAVTAILIDCKKLVVANVGDSRAVICKNGAAKQLSVDHEPSVERGSIEQRGGFVSNFPGDVPRVDGQLAVARAFGDKSLKKHLSSEPDVSVEFIENDTEFVILASDGLWKVMSNQEAVDCIRQIKDARSAAKHLTEEALNRKSTDDISCVVVRFQ; from the exons ATGACAGGCAAAGAAATCCTCCACAAGATGAAG GAAAAGGTTGGGTTAGGTTCATCAGATGCTGACTCTGGAAAAGGAAAGAGCAAGATGTCAAAGAACATTACGCATGGCTTTCACTTGGTAAAGGGAAAATCCCATCATGCCATGGAAGATTATGTCGTTGCACAGTTTAAGCAACATGACGACAAAGAGCTTGGTCTGTTTGCAATCTTTGATGGTCATTTGAGCCATAATGTACCTGATTATCTGAGGTCTCATTTGTTTGACAATATTTTAAAGGAG GCTGACTTCTGGACGGAACCAGAGAAAGCGGTCAAGAGAGCTTATCGTGTAACCGATGCTAACATTTTGGAAGAAGCAGTTGATTTGGGTAAGGGTGGTTCAACTGCAGTTACAGCAATATTGATTGATTGTAAAAAGCTGGTAGTAGCAAATGTTGGGGATTCCCGAGCTGTTATCTGTAAGAATGGCGCAGCCAAACAACTATCAGTTGATCATGAGCCAAGCGTGGAAAGGGGGAGCATTGAGCAGAGAGGCGGTTTTGTATCAAACTTTCCAG GTGATGTTCCACGAGTTGACGGTCAATTGGCAGTGGCAAGGGCATTTGGTGACAAGAGCTTGAAGAAACACCTGAGTTCAGAGCCTGATGTGTCAGTGGAGTTTATAGAAAATGACACAGAGTTTGTTATCCTGGCAAGTGATGGATTATGGAAG GTAATGTCAAACCAAGAAGCAGTAGACTGTATCAGGCAAATCAAGGATGCTAGATCAGCAGCAAAGCACCTTACTGAAGAGGCACTTAATAGGAAGAGCACGGACGATATTTCCTGCGTAGTTGTAAGATTTCAGTGA